One part of the Mariniflexile litorale genome encodes these proteins:
- a CDS encoding PorP/SprF family type IX secretion system membrane protein has protein sequence MKFKLLTLITIACFYLKTNAQDPVFSQYFLVPETLNPGFSGFEDASYLGLIHRTQWPSLDLRVDTEYAFFNSWIENVGGIGFSILNQHENKTNYNHLQGNINFAYHIELANDWFFRPAVEVGFGTKSFNFRNLVLADQINIGSGTINPYSSDPYALNANDNIAFIDFGTGFVFDKKNTRNDTDLWLGASIKHLNRPNISFLDNGNVPLDIFYSVHGNYKFPYFDYNDMIISANYMQQGGFNRFDIGTTIKLEKLMLGAMAVTNPAKNNANNDLLTSINAFVGLEFEQLRFGFSYDLNTSSIGRTNGVYELSITYLAGCLICRNPTNLERRK, from the coding sequence ATGAAATTCAAACTACTAACACTCATTACTATAGCTTGTTTTTATTTAAAAACAAATGCGCAAGACCCTGTTTTTTCACAATATTTTTTAGTTCCCGAAACTTTAAACCCAGGGTTTTCGGGCTTTGAAGATGCCTCTTATTTAGGCTTAATACATAGAACACAGTGGCCCAGTCTTGATTTAAGAGTTGATACGGAATATGCTTTTTTTAATTCTTGGATTGAAAATGTGGGAGGCATTGGTTTTAGTATTTTAAATCAACACGAAAATAAAACCAATTACAACCATCTACAAGGAAATATTAATTTTGCATATCATATAGAATTAGCTAACGATTGGTTTTTTAGACCTGCTGTAGAAGTCGGTTTTGGTACAAAATCTTTTAATTTTAGGAACTTAGTGTTAGCAGATCAAATTAATATTGGTTCTGGAACCATTAATCCGTATTCCTCCGATCCTTATGCTTTAAATGCAAATGATAATATTGCTTTTATAGATTTTGGTACTGGTTTTGTTTTTGATAAAAAAAACACACGAAATGATACCGATTTATGGCTTGGGGCTTCTATTAAACATCTAAACAGACCAAATATTTCTTTTTTGGATAATGGCAATGTGCCGCTAGATATTTTTTATTCTGTACATGGCAATTATAAGTTTCCGTATTTTGATTATAACGACATGATCATTTCTGCCAATTATATGCAACAAGGTGGTTTTAATAGATTTGATATAGGCACCACTATAAAACTTGAGAAATTAATGCTAGGTGCTATGGCAGTTACCAATCCTGCAAAAAACAATGCAAATAACGATTTACTCACTTCAATAAATGCCTTTGTTGGTTTAGAATTTGAACAATTACGCTTTGGCTTTTCTTATGATTTGAACACGTCGAGCATTGGACGAACCAATGGTGTTTATGAGCTTTCAATCACATATTTAGCAGGGTGTTTAATATGTAGAAACCCCACGAATCTAGAAAGAAGGAAA
- a CDS encoding PKD domain-containing protein — protein sequence MSKKYFLAISLCALLTVSFFGLNKIIEVSHKINTSALPPTIDFSFNNNNSCSGTPITFTPIVTGDAPFTFLWNFGGGKTSTNSNPTFAFTALGCGFQNNNVSLTVTDANGTSNSITKTVSVQQKPDLKFVNLNAPTGSSAPFEKCGDNNTDLQYTINVGNNSASASCITSYNIEWGDGSFETNVVFPRMHTYTKLGSFNMVITGIGASGCNNAVTYVVKNSNNPIGALIAPGNTTNLCTPVSHMAFAIGSWASNPSDTNYFVNYGDGTTANYTQTQLESSPYFNSANPPASQNFPIPHTFTRFNCPGGNTVSLTITTSCGSTFLTAGPIIILDVPIVNFNVGSIACANTSVYFNNTTIAGFTNDCSTVNVYTWDFGDGSPQSRAVNPSHVYTTPGNYTITLSAETPCGKGATVTKTICIEPILVPNFTFNNACASVPLQLTNTTDTRLSCGAETYTWDVISYSEAYCGEEPERWNFANSTNRNSKNPAISFITPGIYYLRLTTRNSCGINNSITKRIDVKKPPVTTLQPLSNFCQSASIFPVGTVEETCSPSSEITYLWSFPGGTPSSSTLLNPGKINYSTSGNYTVTFSVTNSCGTTTKNQNFSVDLVLSPIISPKAIDICSGQNFQVRPTSNGTDNVPSSTTYTWGNPVISPAGAISGASGQFTPRTSISQTLTNNTNAPATVTYTVSPVSGSCPGPDFTITVTVNPLIKVTPSVVNGTCSGSNNGSINIDISGGIPFSSGNPYTISWLGPNGFSSSNEDISNLQPGYYTLNITDNGKCPYNNSFLVTEPGVFRFSYDGKNDISCFGLNDGRINLTTLGGTPPYNFTWIKIGDPTFTAATEDLSNLKPGDYEVTITEVNNCNTLTGSYTIIEPPLLEVSLTNPVDIILCYGSFTGKIEVNALGGRPNYRWSWTGPNGFRSSLQNLNNIEAGTYNLTVFDNSGCSKNLQVIVPQNPQIKLDYTVKEIICYNDDSGVITIHGISGGVPPYEPVVWSNLGTGMVQNNLSHGTYIVTVTDALNCVVNFPIVLANAPIFDINPIVKNVSCFGENDGSIKLNLVGGEKPVSLVWSDGSTAGNERNNIGPGTYSVTITDAKGCVIQETFTIKEPFPLKLIGDVTDALDCDDVNSGAINLEVTGGTLPLSISWSNGSRIEDLSNIPPGIYTVTITDANNCKLSETWEVKRFAPLEAPFEVITDFNCETKYVDQTFIAHVKGGIPPYQLSWSSGIISGANNEIMRTDTNGLVILTVEDSFGCVKEFSLQVKTPVLDDSRFTTDSFGLSVYNLYSIYDPIKFTNGSLGDFINISWDFGDGNFSNEESPEHIYVKEGTYTIKQTVTYPFGCEYSSETTLVIEKGYSIIMPNAFTPNNDGLNDYFAPVFVMLNNMTLHIYDTWGGIIYTETGENIRGWDGKIKGIPSENGNYYYKLTSKTFYKHTITTEGSLVLIK from the coding sequence ATGAGCAAAAAATACTTTTTAGCCATTTCCTTGTGCGCTTTATTAACTGTTTCCTTTTTTGGACTCAATAAAATCATAGAAGTATCTCATAAAATTAACACTTCTGCGTTACCGCCTACTATAGATTTTAGTTTTAATAATAACAATTCTTGCTCAGGTACGCCTATTACATTTACGCCTATAGTTACAGGAGATGCTCCGTTTACTTTTTTATGGAATTTTGGAGGCGGAAAAACATCTACCAATAGCAACCCAACATTCGCATTTACGGCGTTAGGATGCGGATTTCAAAACAACAATGTTTCTTTAACCGTTACAGATGCTAATGGAACAAGCAATTCTATAACTAAAACGGTTTCTGTTCAGCAAAAACCAGATTTAAAATTTGTCAATTTAAATGCGCCTACTGGATCTTCAGCCCCTTTTGAAAAGTGTGGAGATAATAATACCGACCTTCAATACACCATTAATGTTGGCAACAATTCGGCTTCTGCTTCCTGTATTACTTCATATAATATAGAATGGGGAGATGGTTCCTTTGAAACAAATGTCGTATTTCCTAGAATGCATACTTATACAAAATTAGGGTCTTTTAATATGGTAATAACTGGAATTGGAGCTAGTGGCTGCAACAACGCCGTTACTTATGTTGTAAAAAACTCTAACAACCCCATTGGCGCATTAATAGCACCCGGAAATACAACCAATTTATGTACACCTGTTTCGCATATGGCATTTGCTATTGGGTCTTGGGCTTCCAATCCATCCGACACTAATTATTTTGTAAATTATGGAGACGGCACTACGGCTAATTATACACAAACCCAGTTAGAAAGCTCGCCCTATTTTAATTCGGCAAACCCACCTGCTTCTCAAAATTTCCCTATACCACATACATTTACTAGATTTAACTGCCCTGGCGGAAATACAGTGAGCTTAACCATAACTACATCGTGTGGTAGTACTTTCCTTACTGCTGGACCCATTATTATTTTAGACGTACCAATAGTAAATTTCAATGTTGGTAGCATTGCATGCGCCAATACATCTGTTTATTTTAATAATACAACCATCGCAGGATTTACAAATGATTGTAGCACTGTTAATGTCTATACTTGGGATTTTGGAGATGGTAGTCCCCAATCAAGAGCCGTTAATCCAAGTCATGTTTACACGACTCCTGGAAATTATACCATTACTTTGTCTGCTGAAACCCCTTGTGGAAAAGGAGCTACGGTAACTAAAACCATTTGTATTGAGCCTATATTAGTACCCAATTTCACATTTAATAATGCCTGTGCTTCAGTCCCTTTACAATTAACAAATACGACCGATACGCGTTTAAGTTGTGGAGCAGAAACCTATACTTGGGATGTTATTTCCTATTCTGAAGCCTATTGCGGAGAAGAACCAGAACGTTGGAATTTCGCGAATAGTACGAATAGAAATTCTAAAAATCCTGCCATCTCTTTTATAACACCTGGTATATACTACTTGAGATTAACTACAAGGAACTCATGCGGCATCAATAATTCGATTACCAAACGTATTGATGTAAAAAAACCACCAGTTACAACTTTACAACCACTCTCTAATTTTTGTCAATCAGCTTCTATTTTTCCAGTTGGAACCGTTGAAGAAACATGCTCACCCAGTTCTGAAATCACCTATCTATGGAGTTTTCCTGGTGGAACGCCTTCGTCATCCACCTTATTAAATCCTGGAAAAATAAACTATTCTACAAGTGGAAATTATACAGTAACTTTTAGTGTTACAAATAGCTGTGGGACTACTACTAAAAATCAAAACTTTTCAGTAGATTTAGTTTTATCACCTATTATTTCTCCCAAAGCTATAGATATATGCAGTGGACAAAACTTTCAAGTAAGACCAACCTCTAACGGCACAGATAATGTTCCTTCTAGTACAACCTATACTTGGGGCAACCCCGTAATAAGTCCTGCAGGTGCCATAAGTGGTGCTTCTGGACAATTTACACCACGCACAAGTATCAGCCAGACATTAACAAATAACACAAATGCTCCTGCTACTGTTACCTATACCGTTTCTCCCGTATCAGGATCCTGTCCTGGCCCTGATTTCACTATTACAGTAACGGTTAACCCATTAATCAAGGTAACTCCTAGCGTCGTAAATGGCACATGTTCGGGGTCTAATAACGGCTCTATAAATATTGATATATCAGGCGGTATCCCCTTTTCATCAGGAAACCCATATACAATTAGTTGGTTAGGACCTAATGGCTTTTCAAGTTCAAATGAAGATATTTCTAATTTACAACCTGGCTATTATACTTTAAACATAACCGATAACGGCAAATGCCCTTATAACAACTCATTTCTAGTAACCGAACCTGGCGTATTTAGATTTTCATATGATGGTAAAAATGATATTTCTTGCTTCGGTCTTAACGATGGCAGAATCAATCTAACCACTTTAGGAGGCACACCTCCTTACAATTTTACTTGGATTAAAATTGGAGACCCAACATTTACTGCGGCTACTGAAGATTTAAGCAACCTCAAACCTGGTGATTACGAAGTAACTATTACCGAAGTTAACAATTGCAATACCCTAACAGGAAGTTACACCATCATTGAACCGCCATTATTAGAAGTAAGTCTAACCAATCCTGTAGACATCATTCTTTGTTACGGTTCTTTTACTGGTAAAATTGAAGTAAATGCCCTTGGAGGCAGGCCTAATTACAGATGGTCTTGGACAGGACCCAATGGTTTTAGAAGTAGTCTTCAAAATTTAAATAATATAGAAGCAGGCACTTACAACTTAACGGTTTTCGATAACTCTGGGTGTAGTAAAAACTTGCAAGTTATTGTGCCTCAAAATCCTCAAATAAAACTAGACTACACCGTAAAAGAAATTATATGTTATAATGATGATAGTGGCGTTATCACCATACATGGTATTTCTGGTGGTGTACCACCTTATGAACCTGTAGTATGGAGTAATTTAGGTACTGGCATGGTTCAAAATAATTTGTCGCATGGTACTTATATTGTGACGGTAACTGATGCCTTAAATTGTGTTGTTAATTTCCCTATAGTTTTGGCTAATGCTCCTATTTTTGATATCAACCCAATCGTAAAAAATGTGTCGTGCTTTGGAGAAAACGATGGTAGTATTAAACTAAATCTTGTTGGTGGTGAAAAACCTGTTTCCTTAGTTTGGAGTGATGGCTCCACCGCTGGAAACGAACGAAACAACATAGGCCCAGGAACTTACTCAGTAACTATTACGGATGCTAAAGGCTGTGTTATACAAGAAACGTTCACCATTAAAGAACCTTTTCCGTTAAAATTAATTGGCGATGTAACAGATGCTTTAGATTGCGATGACGTTAATTCTGGAGCTATAAATCTTGAGGTTACTGGAGGCACATTACCTTTATCCATTTCTTGGAGTAATGGGTCTAGAATAGAAGATTTGTCAAACATTCCTCCGGGTATTTATACCGTCACCATCACCGACGCCAATAACTGCAAACTATCTGAAACATGGGAAGTAAAAAGATTTGCTCCATTAGAGGCTCCTTTTGAAGTCATAACAGATTTTAATTGTGAAACCAAATACGTCGATCAAACATTTATAGCCCATGTTAAAGGAGGTATCCCACCCTACCAACTAAGTTGGTCTAGTGGAATTATTAGTGGTGCTAATAACGAAATAATGAGAACCGACACCAATGGTTTAGTGATTCTTACTGTTGAAGACAGCTTTGGCTGTGTTAAAGAGTTTTCCCTTCAAGTAAAAACGCCCGTACTAGATGACTCCCGTTTTACTACAGATTCCTTTGGTTTAAGTGTTTACAATTTGTATTCTATTTACGACCCTATTAAATTCACAAATGGATCTCTGGGCGATTTTATTAATATATCCTGGGACTTTGGAGATGGTAATTTTTCAAACGAAGAAAGTCCAGAGCATATATATGTTAAAGAAGGCACATACACCATTAAACAAACAGTCACCTATCCATTTGGATGTGAATATTCGAGCGAAACCACATTAGTAATTGAAAAAGGTTACAGCATTATCATGCCTAATGCCTTTACACCAAATAACGACGGTTTAAACGATTACTTCGCCCCTGTTTTTGTTATGCTGAATAATATGACACTTCATATTTACGATACATGGGGTGGTATTATATATACTGAAACAGGAGAAAACATTAGAGGTTGGGACGGAAAAATAAAAGGCATTCCTAGTGAAAATGGTAACTATTATTATAAACTTACCTCCAAAACCTTTTACAAACACACCATCACAACAGAAGGATCATTAGTTTTAATTAAGTAA
- a CDS encoding patatin-like phospholipase family protein has translation MRALVISGGGSKGAFAGGVAQYLIEELKRDYQLYLGTSTGSLLTSHLALRKIEKIKEVYTNVTNDSIFNVCPFVIKQKHGSQNIAINHVSVLFNLLRGSKTFGESHNLRALIRATLTEEEFLVLKSSVKDIVVTVSNLSLNQVEYKSLKDFDYEAFIDWIWISCNYTPFMTLVKKDGCEYADGGLGNMVPIEEAISRGATEVDAIILQTEVNQFNRLPSKNPFSLLTNMFSFMLDRIESQNIRIGKFAATHNDAIINFYYAPTVLTINSLIFNKEKMTKWWESGYDFAKFKNQEISQLEN, from the coding sequence ATGAGAGCATTAGTAATTTCTGGAGGGGGTAGTAAAGGGGCTTTTGCAGGAGGTGTAGCACAATACCTTATTGAAGAACTTAAGCGTGATTACCAATTGTATCTTGGTACGTCTACAGGAAGTCTATTAACATCTCATTTGGCATTGCGAAAAATAGAAAAGATTAAAGAGGTTTATACGAACGTTACAAATGATAGTATTTTTAACGTATGTCCTTTTGTGATAAAGCAAAAACACGGGAGTCAAAACATTGCTATTAATCATGTGAGTGTGTTGTTTAATTTGTTAAGAGGGAGTAAAACCTTTGGTGAAAGTCATAATTTAAGAGCCTTAATAAGAGCCACTTTAACCGAGGAGGAGTTTTTAGTTTTAAAGTCTTCTGTTAAAGATATTGTGGTAACAGTATCTAATTTATCTCTCAATCAAGTAGAATATAAATCTTTGAAAGATTTTGATTATGAAGCATTTATTGATTGGATTTGGATTTCATGTAACTATACACCATTTATGACTTTGGTTAAAAAAGATGGTTGTGAATATGCCGATGGGGGTTTGGGGAATATGGTGCCTATAGAAGAAGCTATAAGTCGAGGAGCCACCGAAGTGGATGCTATAATTTTACAAACGGAAGTCAATCAATTTAATAGATTGCCATCAAAAAATCCTTTTTCGTTATTAACAAATATGTTTTCTTTTATGTTAGACAGAATTGAATCTCAAAACATACGTATTGGGAAATTTGCAGCAACTCATAATGATGCCATTATTAATTTTTACTATGCACCCACTGTTTTAACGATCAATTCTCTTATTTTTAACAAAGAAAAAATGACCAAATGGTGGGAAAGTGGGTATGATTTTGCAAAATTTAAAAACCAAGAAATAAGTCAATTAGAAAATTAA
- a CDS encoding patatin-like phospholipase family protein, with protein MRALVISGGGSKGAYAGGVAEYLIKEKGHTYDLFVGTSTGSLLVPHIAAGKIDKIYDVFTDVKQSNIFSVNPFRTRKKGDREYVSINFMNSLWQFIKKKRTFGESKALKRYLKKHFTEEEYNLIKATKEDVVVTVSNLSLNKVEYKSIKDFSYEEFCEWIWISCNYIPFMSIAKVNGFEYADGAFGCVVPIREAIQRGATEIDAVVLESENMEYMKVLGKNPFSLMLNLFGHLLDQVERSDILIGKLAAKNRGVTLNLYYTPSKLTENSLIFNKKLMISWWQQGFDYAKNKHTEAMSNEVR; from the coding sequence ATGAGGGCATTAGTAATTTCAGGAGGTGGAAGTAAAGGGGCATATGCAGGTGGTGTAGCCGAATATTTAATTAAAGAAAAAGGACATACTTATGATTTGTTTGTAGGAACTTCTACAGGAAGTTTGTTAGTACCACACATCGCGGCGGGTAAAATTGATAAGATTTATGATGTGTTTACAGATGTTAAGCAAAGTAATATTTTTAGTGTAAACCCTTTTCGTACCCGAAAAAAAGGGGATAGAGAATATGTGTCTATAAATTTTATGAACTCCTTATGGCAGTTTATAAAGAAGAAACGCACCTTTGGAGAGAGTAAAGCATTAAAGCGTTATCTTAAAAAGCATTTTACCGAAGAAGAATATAATTTAATAAAAGCAACCAAAGAAGATGTGGTTGTAACGGTATCAAATTTATCTTTAAATAAAGTAGAATATAAGTCTATTAAAGATTTTTCATATGAAGAATTTTGTGAATGGATTTGGATTTCATGTAACTATATTCCTTTTATGTCTATAGCAAAAGTAAATGGGTTTGAGTATGCCGATGGCGCTTTTGGTTGCGTTGTGCCCATACGAGAAGCTATCCAACGCGGAGCCACAGAAATAGACGCTGTGGTTTTGGAATCTGAAAACATGGAATACATGAAAGTTTTGGGTAAAAACCCGTTTTCACTCATGCTTAATTTGTTTGGACATTTGTTAGACCAAGTAGAGCGCAGTGATATTTTAATAGGAAAACTCGCTGCTAAGAATAGAGGGGTGACACTTAATTTATATTACACACCTTCAAAACTTACCGAAAACTCCTTGATATTCAATAAAAAATTAATGATTTCTTGGTGGCAACAAGGATTTGATTATGCGAAAAATAAGCATACCGAAGCTATGTCAAATGAAGTACGCTAA
- a CDS encoding acyl-CoA thioesterase has product MKPFETTLIVTPSDLDELNHVNNVRYIEWVQHIAKAHWQKNASSTILKDYYWVMLSHYIEYKTPAFLNDVISLKTYIINFKGATSTRMVEIYNEANKLLAKSETNWCLINSETKRPARITPEIIRLFS; this is encoded by the coding sequence ATGAAACCTTTCGAGACTACCCTAATAGTAACACCAAGCGATTTAGATGAACTCAACCATGTAAACAACGTACGGTATATAGAATGGGTACAACATATAGCCAAAGCCCATTGGCAAAAAAACGCATCGTCAACAATTTTAAAAGACTATTATTGGGTGATGCTTTCTCATTATATAGAATACAAAACTCCGGCATTCCTAAACGATGTTATTAGCCTTAAAACCTATATTATAAATTTTAAAGGTGCTACCTCTACACGTATGGTTGAAATATACAATGAAGCTAATAAATTACTAGCAAAGTCTGAAACCAATTGGTGCTTGATAAATAGCGAAACTAAACGTCCTGCACGCATAACTCCCGAAATAATACGTCTATTTAGCTAA
- a CDS encoding aldose 1-epimerase: MYTIKQTLNTNNHLEYIEIENSEKTCYAKIYVHQGASLQELKLDGKTIIEDLSPLTYNNTFASSILFPFANRIKDGKYTYDGKEFQFDINEVDNNNALHGLVFDKTFRIINQKEDKNTASITLEYIENKESIGFPYTYSIQLEYMISKDAVNLNVSVKNTHSKTFPFTLGWHPYFSCSNLYNSTLNFDSNKQLVFDDHCITSGTKAIENNSHFEIKDKKLDDCFILNSNKTQFNTPDYKLLISASSEENFLQIYTPPRANTIAIEPTTGVSNSFNNHMGLQILKPNNTYQLNWNVKLI; encoded by the coding sequence TTGTACACTATAAAACAAACTTTAAATACCAATAATCATTTAGAATATATTGAAATAGAAAATTCAGAAAAAACATGTTATGCGAAAATTTACGTCCATCAAGGCGCTAGTTTACAGGAATTAAAACTGGACGGTAAAACTATTATTGAAGATTTATCTCCTTTAACCTATAACAATACGTTTGCATCTTCAATTTTATTTCCGTTTGCCAATAGAATAAAAGATGGTAAATACACCTATGATGGTAAGGAGTTTCAATTTGATATTAATGAAGTGGATAACAACAATGCGCTACATGGTTTAGTTTTTGATAAAACATTCCGTATTATTAATCAAAAAGAAGACAAAAATACTGCTTCAATAACTTTAGAATATATTGAAAACAAGGAATCCATCGGGTTCCCATACACCTACTCGATTCAACTTGAATATATGATATCTAAAGATGCTGTAAACCTTAATGTATCAGTTAAAAATACGCATTCCAAAACATTTCCTTTTACACTTGGATGGCACCCTTATTTTAGTTGCAGCAACTTATATAACAGCACGCTTAATTTTGATAGTAATAAACAACTTGTTTTCGATGACCACTGTATAACTTCTGGTACAAAAGCTATTGAAAACAACTCGCATTTTGAGATAAAAGACAAAAAATTAGATGACTGTTTTATTTTAAACTCCAATAAAACTCAATTTAACACACCCGATTATAAACTTTTAATAAGTGCATCTTCCGAAGAAAACTTTTTACAAATTTACACCCCGCCAAGGGCAAATACAATAGCCATTGAGCCTACTACGGGGGTATCTAATAGTTTTAATAACCATATGGGATTACAAATTTTAAAACCCAATAATACATACCAACTTAATTGGAATGTTAAGTTAATTTAA
- a CDS encoding DUF2853 family protein: MSKRDELIAKYATDLKDKCGVTADMDLLTKVTIGCGPSIYNADAATVSGTDESELATVKNNFLIKKLGLKDSADLDKGINAVIEQYGKSNRNKYRAVVYYLLTKHFKKESVY; the protein is encoded by the coding sequence ATGAGTAAACGTGATGAACTTATTGCAAAGTATGCTACCGATTTAAAAGATAAGTGTGGTGTTACAGCAGACATGGATTTATTAACTAAAGTAACAATTGGTTGTGGTCCATCAATTTATAATGCAGATGCTGCAACGGTTTCTGGTACGGATGAATCTGAGCTAGCTACTGTAAAAAATAATTTTTTAATTAAAAAATTAGGATTGAAAGACAGTGCCGATTTAGATAAAGGAATTAATGCTGTTATAGAGCAATATGGTAAATCTAACCGTAATAAATATAGAGCTGTTGTTTATTATTTATTAACCAAGCATTTCAAAAAAGAATCTGTTTATTAA
- a CDS encoding S1-like domain-containing RNA-binding protein — MIRIGQVNTLEILRETDHGAYLVDTEGNEVLLPNRYVPELFKIYDKLDVFVYLDNEERPVATTDMPYIKVGEFALLRCNAVTEYGAFLDWGLVKELFCPFKEQAFKMKPKGWYLVYCYLDEKTGRLAASSKTNSFLDNKELTVSPFDEVDIIVSHPSDIGMNVIVNKTHMGLIYNDQIFTDLSIGDKLKGIVKKIRPGNKLDISLGQIGYRNIEPNAERIMHELHDNSGFLNLTDKSDPQAIKDVLQMSKKNFKKAVGTLYKQKQIEIKPDGIYLV; from the coding sequence ATGATAAGAATTGGGCAAGTTAATACATTGGAAATACTACGCGAAACCGACCACGGTGCGTATTTGGTAGATACAGAAGGTAATGAAGTTTTATTACCAAATAGGTATGTGCCAGAATTGTTTAAAATTTATGATAAGTTAGATGTATTTGTATATTTAGATAACGAAGAACGCCCAGTAGCAACTACCGATATGCCGTATATTAAGGTGGGTGAATTTGCCTTATTACGTTGTAATGCTGTGACCGAATATGGTGCATTTTTAGATTGGGGCTTGGTAAAAGAATTATTTTGTCCGTTTAAAGAGCAAGCTTTTAAAATGAAGCCCAAAGGTTGGTATTTAGTGTATTGCTATTTAGATGAAAAAACAGGCCGCTTGGCAGCTTCGAGTAAAACCAATAGTTTTTTAGACAATAAAGAACTTACTGTGAGTCCGTTTGATGAAGTTGATATTATAGTGTCTCATCCATCGGATATTGGAATGAATGTTATTGTAAACAAAACCCATATGGGCTTGATTTACAACGACCAAATTTTCACCGATTTAAGTATTGGTGATAAGTTAAAGGGCATTGTAAAAAAGATTCGACCCGGAAACAAATTAGATATTTCGTTAGGGCAAATAGGTTATAGAAATATAGAACCAAATGCAGAGCGTATTATGCACGAACTTCACGATAATAGTGGATTTTTAAATCTAACCGATAAATCGGATCCTCAGGCTATTAAAGACGTGCTTCAAATGAGCAAGAAGAATTTTAAGAAAGCTGTAGGAACCCTTTACAAGCAAAAACAAATAGAAATTAAACCAGACGGTATTTACTTAGTTTAA